One Bacillus solimangrovi DNA segment encodes these proteins:
- a CDS encoding thiamine pyrophosphate-dependent dehydrogenase E1 component subunit alpha yields the protein MTENRHQALGLSDEQVMEMFETMLLARKIDERMWLLNRAGKIPFVISCQGQEAAQVGAAYALDLKKDYALPYYRDLGVVLAFGMTAKEVMLSAFAKSEDPNSGGRQMPGHFGQKKNRIVTGSSPVTTQVPHAVGISLAGKMRGDNIVSIVTFGEGSSNQGDFHEGANFAGVHKLPVIFMCENNKYAISVPIERQLACENVADRGIGYGMPGVTVDGNDPLAVYEAAKEAAERGRRGDGPTLIETVSYRLTPHSSDDDDRYREKEEIESEKKKDSILTFAQYLKDVGVMTEEQEKALHEKIQDIVNEATDYAEEAPYAPAEDALKYVYAE from the coding sequence ATGACGGAAAATCGTCATCAAGCATTAGGCTTAAGTGATGAGCAAGTAATGGAAATGTTTGAAACAATGCTATTAGCTCGTAAAATTGATGAGCGTATGTGGTTATTAAATCGTGCAGGTAAAATCCCTTTTGTAATTTCATGTCAAGGTCAAGAAGCAGCACAAGTTGGTGCTGCATATGCACTTGATCTTAAGAAAGATTATGCCCTTCCTTATTATCGTGATCTTGGGGTTGTATTGGCATTTGGAATGACAGCAAAAGAAGTTATGTTATCTGCATTCGCAAAATCAGAAGATCCAAACTCTGGTGGACGTCAAATGCCAGGTCACTTTGGACAAAAGAAAAACCGTATTGTAACTGGTTCATCACCAGTAACAACTCAAGTACCTCATGCAGTAGGTATTTCTTTAGCTGGAAAAATGCGTGGAGATAATATTGTATCGATCGTAACGTTTGGAGAAGGTTCTTCAAACCAAGGTGATTTCCATGAAGGAGCTAACTTTGCAGGGGTACATAAACTACCAGTTATTTTCATGTGTGAAAATAATAAATATGCTATCTCTGTTCCAATTGAACGTCAGTTAGCGTGTGAAAATGTAGCAGATCGCGGAATTGGTTACGGCATGCCAGGTGTTACTGTAGATGGAAATGACCCTCTTGCTGTGTACGAAGCAGCTAAGGAAGCAGCAGAACGTGGACGTCGTGGAGATGGTCCAACATTAATTGAAACGGTATCTTATCGACTTACACCACATTCTAGTGATGATGATGACCGCTATCGTGAAAAAGAAGAGATTGAATCAGAGAAAAAGAAAGACTCAATCTTAACATTTGCCCAATATTTGAAAGATGTTGGTGTGATGACAGAAGAGCAGGAAAAAGCGTTGCATGAAAAAATTCAAGATATCGTTAACGAAGCGACAGATTATGCAGAAGAAGCACCTTACGCACCTGCGGAAGATGCATTGAAATACGTTTACGCTGAATAG
- the scpA gene encoding methylmalonyl-CoA mutase: MSMIPDFKKMSFETSKNDVNLDEWKQKVEQEVDQSFDDLLFRTNEQIDVKPAYTEADTKDYKHVDYMSGIPPYLRGPYPTMYVTRPWTVRQYAGFSTAEESNAFYRRNLAAGQKGLSVAFDLATHRGYDSDHERVVGDVGKAGVAIDSIADMKILFDGIPLDQMSVSMTMNGAVLPIMAFYIVTAEEQGVKPEELSGTIQNDILKEYMVRNTYIYPPEMSMKIIADIFEYTSQKMPRFNSISISGYHLQEAGAPADIELAYTLADGLEYVRTGLAAGIDIDKFAPRLSFFWAIGMNYFMEVAKMRAGRLIWAKMMKEFNPKNTKSMALRTHSQTSGWSLTEQDPFNNVTRTCIEAMASALGHTQSLHTNALDEAIALPTDFSARIARNTQLYLQDETGITDVVDPWAGSYYVEYLTAKLVERAWTHIEEIEQLGGMAKAIETGVPKMRIEEAAARRQAHIDSGKESIIGMNKYRLEKEDPIDILEVDNTAVRNQQLERLKELKGNRDQAKVESALQAITKAAETGEGNLLELSVEAARVRATLGEISDAIEKVSGRHKAMIRSISGVYSSEFSNEEEITTVKKMADEFLEKEGRRPRIMVAKMGQDGHDRGAKVIATAFADLGFDVDVGPLFQTPEETALQAVENDVHAIGMSSLAAGHKTLLPQLVNELKKLDREDIVVVIGGVIPAQDYDYLTEHGAAAIFGPGTVIPVAAQKVIEEISHRLDEVEELI, translated from the coding sequence ATGAGTATGATTCCAGATTTTAAGAAAATGAGTTTTGAAACAAGCAAAAATGATGTGAATCTTGACGAATGGAAGCAAAAAGTTGAGCAGGAAGTCGATCAATCATTCGATGATTTGTTATTTCGTACGAACGAACAAATTGATGTAAAACCTGCTTATACAGAAGCAGATACAAAAGATTATAAGCATGTTGATTATATGTCGGGTATTCCCCCATATTTACGTGGTCCATATCCAACTATGTATGTGACAAGACCTTGGACTGTTCGCCAGTATGCTGGTTTTTCAACAGCAGAAGAAAGTAATGCGTTTTACCGTAGAAACCTTGCAGCTGGACAAAAGGGTCTGTCTGTAGCATTCGATCTTGCAACACACCGCGGTTATGATTCAGATCATGAACGTGTTGTTGGTGATGTTGGAAAAGCAGGTGTAGCAATTGATTCAATTGCAGATATGAAAATCTTATTTGATGGTATCCCACTCGATCAAATGTCTGTTTCAATGACAATGAATGGGGCTGTACTACCAATTATGGCGTTCTATATTGTGACGGCAGAAGAGCAAGGTGTGAAACCAGAAGAGCTTTCGGGTACAATCCAAAATGACATTTTAAAAGAATACATGGTTCGAAACACGTATATTTACCCACCAGAAATGTCGATGAAGATTATTGCAGATATTTTTGAGTATACGTCTCAGAAAATGCCTCGTTTCAATAGTATCAGTATTTCTGGTTATCACTTGCAAGAAGCAGGTGCGCCAGCCGACATTGAGTTAGCATATACGTTAGCAGACGGTCTTGAATATGTACGTACTGGTTTAGCTGCTGGTATTGATATTGATAAGTTTGCACCACGTTTATCTTTCTTCTGGGCAATTGGCATGAACTACTTTATGGAAGTAGCGAAAATGCGTGCAGGTCGACTTATTTGGGCTAAAATGATGAAAGAATTTAATCCGAAGAACACGAAGTCAATGGCATTACGAACACACTCTCAAACATCTGGCTGGAGTTTAACAGAACAAGATCCTTTCAATAATGTAACACGTACGTGTATAGAGGCGATGGCTTCTGCACTCGGTCATACACAGTCATTGCATACGAATGCATTAGATGAGGCGATCGCACTTCCAACTGATTTCTCAGCACGTATTGCTCGTAATACCCAACTTTATCTCCAAGATGAAACGGGCATAACTGATGTCGTTGATCCATGGGCAGGTTCTTATTATGTTGAGTATTTAACAGCGAAGCTTGTTGAGCGTGCTTGGACACATATTGAAGAGATTGAACAATTAGGTGGTATGGCAAAGGCAATCGAAACAGGTGTACCTAAGATGCGTATTGAAGAAGCTGCTGCACGCCGTCAAGCGCATATTGATTCTGGTAAGGAATCAATTATTGGTATGAATAAATATCGTTTAGAGAAAGAAGATCCGATTGATATTTTAGAAGTAGATAACACGGCTGTTCGTAATCAGCAGCTAGAGCGATTGAAGGAATTGAAGGGAAATCGTGACCAAGCTAAAGTGGAATCAGCTTTACAAGCCATCACAAAGGCAGCTGAAACAGGAGAAGGTAATTTGTTAGAACTTTCAGTAGAAGCAGCACGTGTGAGAGCAACACTTGGGGAAATTTCTGACGCAATTGAGAAGGTAAGCGGTAGACATAAGGCAATGATTCGTTCAATTAGTGGAGTATATAGCAGTGAATTTTCGAATGAAGAAGAAATAACAACAGTGAAGAAGATGGCAGATGAATTTCTTGAGAAAGAAGGACGTCGCCCACGTATTATGGTAGCAAAGATGGGGCAAGATGGCCATGATCGAGGAGCAAAGGTTATTGCTACAGCATTTGCGGATTTAGGTTTTGATGTTGATGTGGGTCCATTATTCCAAACACCTGAAGAAACAGCGCTTCAAGCAGTAGAGAATGACGTTCATGCTATTGGAATGAGTTCGCTTGCTGCCGGACATAAAACATTGCTCCCTCAATTAGTGAATGAACTGAAAAAACTTGATCGAGAGGACATAGTAGTAGTTATTGGTGGTGTTATTCCAGCACAAGATTATGACTATTTAACTGAACATGGTGCCGCAGCGATCTTTGGTCCTGGTACGGTCATTCCAGTTGCTGCACAAAAGGTAATTGAGGAAATCAGCCACCGTTTAGATGAGGTTGAGGAGTTGATTTAA
- a CDS encoding methylmalonyl-CoA mutase family protein, with the protein MNLKFGEERGEGITQIRVIQKRMTEEKQNIDLNIFSEFPVPKMEEWIETVEKSLKGIPVNRLYTHTYEGIQLKPIYLKEDASHLLHMSDLPGEGSYVRGTQRLGNAGTPWKVAQEIYGETPEMYNERLKKDIERGLTMINIPFDEAVQNGLDADEANSDSVGKNGMSFTSIEDWKIALNGIDITKYPIYLQAGYSTSVLLASFLAFADKESVNKNKLTVFGGFDYFGTLAMTSTAPFDYERALDLYEQTTNWTVKHASNIRTILIQGEPYARAGASAVQELGFAISAGVEILRSLVDRGIGIEQAAKQIYFSFSIGSNVFMEIAKFRSAKMIWAKIIEAFGGSEEAKKMYIHARTSTYNKTKFDPYVNMLRTTTEAFSAAVGGVDSMHVAPFDEPVRNPDEFSRRISRNTQIILQEESQLNKVADPAGGSWYVESLTNELAEKAWNLFTQVEQHGGMNAALKNDFVQSNIANIANKRQLDYEIRKSRIVGTNMYPNLDEKRLSSHEEQQTIQGRIEEVSIYKSGNDVSGIKIETYNDMINAFRNGATIGKVMSHIGNKMITINPLSIRRAAESFEQLREAMDKYVQKNGLKPKVFLANLGPIPKHKARADFVSGFFAAGGFESITNDGFLTAEEVAKATSESGAIAAVICGSDESYLEIGTEVAKQIKEQSEHMKLYLAGNPTEDLADKLKVAGVDEFVHLKANCYDILVRLQEAKGVLA; encoded by the coding sequence ATGAACTTGAAATTTGGAGAAGAAAGGGGTGAAGGGATAACGCAAATTCGCGTTATCCAAAAAAGAATGACTGAAGAAAAGCAAAACATAGACTTAAACATATTCAGTGAATTCCCTGTTCCAAAGATGGAAGAATGGATAGAAACAGTGGAGAAATCATTAAAAGGGATACCGGTTAATAGGTTATATACACATACATACGAGGGAATTCAATTAAAACCGATTTATCTGAAGGAGGATGCATCACATTTACTGCATATGAGTGATCTTCCTGGTGAAGGTAGTTATGTACGAGGTACACAGCGGTTAGGAAATGCAGGTACACCTTGGAAAGTTGCACAAGAAATTTATGGGGAAACACCTGAAATGTATAATGAGCGTTTGAAAAAAGATATCGAACGAGGTTTAACGATGATTAATATACCGTTTGATGAAGCAGTTCAAAACGGTTTAGATGCTGATGAAGCTAATAGTGATAGTGTTGGAAAAAATGGAATGTCGTTTACTTCTATTGAAGATTGGAAGATAGCGCTTAATGGAATTGATATAACTAAATATCCAATTTATTTACAAGCGGGTTACAGTACGTCAGTACTGTTAGCTTCATTTCTAGCATTTGCTGATAAGGAAAGTGTGAACAAGAATAAACTAACGGTATTTGGTGGGTTTGATTATTTTGGAACATTGGCAATGACTAGTACAGCACCATTTGATTATGAACGAGCGCTCGATTTGTATGAGCAAACGACTAACTGGACTGTGAAACATGCCTCGAATATTCGTACTATTCTGATTCAAGGTGAGCCGTATGCACGTGCAGGTGCTTCAGCTGTTCAGGAGCTTGGTTTTGCTATCTCTGCGGGTGTAGAAATATTACGTAGTTTAGTTGATCGAGGGATAGGTATTGAACAGGCTGCTAAGCAGATTTATTTTTCATTTAGTATAGGTTCGAATGTGTTCATGGAAATTGCTAAGTTTCGCTCTGCTAAAATGATTTGGGCTAAGATAATTGAAGCATTTGGTGGTAGTGAAGAGGCGAAGAAAATGTACATTCATGCTCGCACATCTACTTATAATAAAACAAAGTTTGATCCGTATGTAAATATGTTGCGAACAACAACAGAAGCTTTCTCAGCTGCTGTAGGAGGTGTTGACAGTATGCACGTCGCACCGTTTGATGAACCTGTTCGCAATCCAGATGAGTTCTCAAGAAGAATATCTCGTAATACACAAATTATATTGCAAGAAGAGTCACAACTTAATAAAGTAGCTGATCCTGCTGGAGGTTCATGGTACGTTGAATCATTAACGAATGAGCTAGCAGAAAAAGCATGGAATCTATTTACACAAGTGGAGCAACACGGTGGGATGAATGCTGCATTGAAAAATGATTTCGTTCAATCAAACATTGCAAATATAGCAAACAAAAGGCAATTAGACTATGAAATAAGGAAATCGAGAATTGTTGGTACAAATATGTATCCGAACTTAGATGAAAAACGATTATCTTCACACGAAGAACAACAAACTATTCAGGGAAGAATTGAAGAGGTTTCAATTTATAAGTCAGGTAATGATGTAAGCGGTATCAAAATAGAGACATATAATGACATGATCAATGCTTTTAGAAACGGTGCAACCATTGGTAAAGTCATGTCTCACATTGGAAATAAAATGATTACTATTAATCCACTATCAATCCGTCGAGCAGCAGAATCATTTGAACAACTACGTGAAGCAATGGATAAGTATGTCCAAAAAAACGGATTAAAGCCAAAAGTCTTCCTCGCAAATTTAGGTCCAATTCCTAAGCATAAAGCAAGAGCAGATTTTGTTTCAGGATTTTTTGCAGCGGGTGGATTTGAGTCGATTACGAATGACGGTTTCTTAACTGCTGAAGAGGTTGCAAAAGCAACGAGTGAATCAGGTGCGATAGCAGCGGTGATTTGTGGTTCTGATGAAAGTTATCTAGAGATTGGAACTGAAGTTGCAAAGCAAATAAAAGAACAGAGTGAACATATGAAGCTTTACTTAGCTGGTAATCCAACTGAAGACTTAGCAGATAAACTTAAAGTAGCTGGTGTTGATGAGTTTGTACATTTGAAAGCTAACTGTTATGACATCCTAGTACGCTTGCAAGAGGCGAAGGGGGTACTCGCATGA
- a CDS encoding alpha-ketoacid dehydrogenase subunit beta — MPVMSYIEAITRAMYEEMERDENVFVLGEDVGKKGGVFRATDGLYDKFGEDRVIDTPLAESAIAGVGIGAAMYGMRPVAEMQFADFIMPAINQIISEAARIRYRSNNDWSCPMTIRAPYGGGVHGALYHSQSVEAIFANQPGLKIVMPSTPYDAKGLLKAAIRDDDPVLFFEHKRAYRLIKGEVPEEDYTLPIGKADVKREGEDITVITYGLCVHFALQAAEKLENDGISAHILDLRTVYPLDKEAIIEAASKTGKVLLVTEDNIEGSIMSEVSAIISENCLFDLDAPVRRLAGPNVPAMPYAPTMEKYFMINPDKVEKAMRELAEF, encoded by the coding sequence ATGCCTGTTATGTCTTATATTGAAGCAATAACACGCGCGATGTATGAAGAAATGGAGCGCGATGAGAATGTCTTCGTACTTGGGGAAGATGTTGGGAAAAAGGGTGGAGTATTCCGTGCAACAGACGGTTTATACGATAAATTTGGTGAAGATCGTGTAATTGATACACCACTTGCAGAATCAGCAATTGCTGGAGTTGGAATTGGTGCCGCAATGTACGGTATGCGCCCAGTAGCTGAAATGCAATTTGCAGATTTTATCATGCCTGCAATAAACCAAATCATTTCAGAAGCAGCACGTATACGCTATCGTTCAAATAATGATTGGAGTTGTCCGATGACAATTCGTGCACCATATGGTGGAGGTGTACACGGTGCACTCTATCACTCACAATCTGTTGAAGCAATCTTTGCGAATCAACCAGGTTTGAAAATTGTCATGCCATCAACACCATATGACGCAAAAGGTTTATTAAAGGCAGCGATACGTGATGATGACCCAGTTCTTTTCTTTGAACATAAACGAGCTTATCGTCTCATTAAAGGTGAAGTTCCTGAAGAAGATTATACATTGCCTATCGGAAAGGCTGACGTGAAACGTGAAGGTGAAGATATAACAGTAATTACGTACGGATTATGTGTACATTTTGCACTTCAAGCAGCTGAAAAACTTGAAAATGATGGAATTTCAGCTCATATTTTAGACTTACGTACTGTTTATCCACTTGATAAAGAAGCGATTATTGAAGCTGCTTCAAAAACAGGAAAAGTATTACTTGTTACAGAAGATAACATTGAAGGAAGCATCATGAGTGAAGTATCTGCAATCATCTCTGAGAATTGCCTATTCGATTTAGATGCACCAGTTCGTCGTCTTGCAGGGCCAAATGTGCCAGCAATGCCATATGCTCCGACAATGGAGAAATATTTCATGATTAATCCTGATAAAGTTGAAAAAGCAATGAGAGAGCTTGCTGAATTTTAA
- a CDS encoding dihydrolipoamide acetyltransferase family protein produces MAVEKINMPQLGESVTEGTITSWLVSVGDKVKKYDPLAEVQTDKVSAEVPSSFEGTITELVAGEGETIAVGELICHVETEAGGAAEKPKNEEKKVEKSTAPKQQASNEDQANKRRYSPAVLRMAQENDIDLEQVQGSGKGGRITRKDLQQIIESGNVPKANGVKQEAPVEQSAPAQAQQPIAVPDQPSLSAPAKAPEVPVAAGDIEIPVSGVRKAIASNMLRSKHEAPHAWTMVEVDVTNLVNYRNNIKNEFKQKEGFSLTFFAFFVKAVSQALKEFPMINSMWAGDKIIQKKDINISIAVATDDALFVPVIKNADEKTIKGIAREITDLAQKVRTGKISSADMQGGTFTVNNTGSFGSVQSSGIINYPQAAILQVESIVKRPVVMDNGMIGVRDMVNLCLSLDHRVLDGLVCGRFLARVKEILEKTSEENTSVY; encoded by the coding sequence TTGGCTGTTGAAAAAATCAATATGCCTCAGTTAGGGGAGAGTGTAACAGAAGGTACGATCACAAGTTGGCTCGTATCGGTTGGGGACAAAGTAAAAAAATATGACCCTCTAGCTGAAGTACAGACAGATAAGGTAAGTGCAGAAGTACCATCTTCATTCGAAGGAACTATCACTGAATTAGTTGCTGGTGAAGGTGAAACAATTGCGGTAGGCGAATTAATTTGCCATGTTGAAACAGAAGCTGGTGGTGCAGCAGAAAAGCCGAAAAACGAAGAAAAGAAAGTAGAGAAATCTACAGCACCGAAACAACAAGCTTCCAATGAAGATCAAGCTAATAAACGTCGTTACTCACCAGCTGTTCTACGAATGGCACAAGAGAATGATATTGATCTTGAACAAGTACAAGGTTCTGGTAAAGGCGGACGCATTACTCGTAAAGATTTACAACAAATAATTGAATCGGGTAATGTTCCAAAAGCAAATGGTGTGAAGCAAGAGGCTCCTGTAGAACAATCAGCTCCTGCTCAAGCTCAGCAGCCTATTGCAGTACCAGATCAACCATCATTGTCTGCTCCGGCAAAAGCACCAGAGGTTCCTGTTGCAGCTGGTGATATTGAAATTCCTGTTTCAGGAGTTCGTAAAGCGATTGCGTCTAATATGCTTCGTAGTAAGCATGAAGCACCTCATGCATGGACGATGGTTGAAGTAGACGTTACAAATCTCGTTAATTATAGAAATAATATTAAAAATGAATTCAAACAAAAAGAAGGCTTTAGTCTAACGTTCTTCGCGTTCTTCGTGAAAGCTGTATCGCAAGCATTGAAGGAATTCCCAATGATCAATTCAATGTGGGCTGGAGATAAGATTATCCAGAAGAAAGATATTAACATCTCAATTGCTGTAGCGACAGATGATGCACTTTTTGTTCCAGTTATTAAAAATGCAGATGAGAAAACGATTAAAGGAATTGCCCGGGAAATTACAGATCTTGCTCAAAAAGTTCGTACAGGTAAAATTAGTTCTGCAGATATGCAGGGTGGCACGTTCACTGTAAATAATACGGGTTCATTCGGTTCTGTTCAATCTTCTGGTATCATTAACTATCCTCAAGCAGCGATTCTTCAAGTTGAGTCAATTGTGAAGCGTCCAGTTGTAATGGACAATGGCATGATTGGTGTGCGTGATATGGTTAACCTCTGTTTATCACTTGATCATCGTGTACTTGATGGACTTGTATGTGGTCGTTTCTTAGCTCGAGTTAAAGAAATTTTGGAAAAGACTTCAGAAGAAAATACATCAGTGTATTAA